In Deefgea piscis, the genomic window GGTGTTTGCCATGAGTAAGAATGTTGTTATCAATCCTAAAGGCGAGCGTTTTGCATTTCAAATCCGCCTGATTGTTGCTGTGCTATTTATTTTTCTGATGTTTGGCGTGTTATTTGCGCGCTTTTTTTGGTTACAAGTAGTTGAGCACGACCGCTACCTGACATTAGCCGAACAAAATCGTATTTCTTTAGTACCTATTCCGCCATCGCGCGGCATTATTCGCGACCGTAACGGGGTGATTCTGGCGCACAATTTTTCGGCCTACACCTTAGAAATCACGCCATCCAAAGTCGCTAACTTAGATGAAACCATTGCCAGCTTAAAAGGCATTGTCGACATTACGCCGCGTGATCGCCGTCGCTTTAAAAGCTACAAGACGAAACTAAAGACTTTGAAACGCTACCGATTCGTACCCGCTTAAGTGACGAAGAGGTGGCGCGCTTTGCTTCGCAAAGTTATTTATTTCCCGGCGTTGAGCTCAAAGCGCGCTTGTTCCGCCAATATCCCTTGGGTGAAGTGGGCAGTCATTTGATCGGCTATATCGGCCGAATTAATGATCGAGACATTAAAACCTCAAAGACGACGATGTATATGCCAACTATCGCGGCACCGATTACATCGGCAAGTTAGGCATAGAAAGCAGTTATGAAAAACAACTGCACGGCCAAACTGGCTTTGAACAAGTTGAAATCGATTCTGGTGGCCGTGCTGTGCGAACGCTCAAGCGCACCGCGCCACAATCGGGCAAAGACTTAACGTTGTCGATTGATATCAAGCTGCAAGAAATGATCGAAAAGCAATTTGGTGAACGCCGTGGCTCATTGGTAGCGATCGACCCGCAAACCGGCGGTATTTTGGCACTGGTGTCTAAACCTGGATTTGACCCGAATTTATTTGTCGATGGCATTGATCCGGTGAGCTGGAATGAGCTCAATACCTCGATCGACAAACCCTTACTTAATCGCGCAATTCGCGGCGAATACCCGCCCGGATCAACGTATAAGCCATTTATGGCCATGGCGGCGCTCGAACAAAACTTACCTTTAGTGCATCAAACGATTTCTGACCCCGGCTATTTTATTTACGGCGGACATCGGTTTAATGATTCCAAAAAAGGCGGTTATGGCTCGATGAGTTTTGATCGCTCGATTGCATTATCCAGTGATACTTATTTCTACCAACTCGCCGTGCAAATGGGCATCGACAATATCGCCAAGTTTATGGGCACCTTAGATTTTGGCCGCCCAACAGGCGTGGATTTACCTGGCGAGCGTCCGGGGATTTTACCGAGCCCCGAGTGGAAAAAATCCCGTTTTAAAAATCCAGCACAACAAAAATGGTATTCGGGCGAAACGGTGTCCATCGGGATTGGTCAAGGTTATAACGCCTTTACCCCAATGCAAATGGCGCATGCCACTGCAACATTGGCCAATCGCGGTTTAGCATTTCGTCCACACGTTGTTGCCACATTAACCGATCCGCGCAGCGGTGCCAAAACCTTGGTCGAGCCCAAACCCTCAAAACCATGGACTGGAAACCCGCCAATATTGAACGTGTTATCCGTGGTATGGAAGGCG contains:
- a CDS encoding penicillin-binding transpeptidase domain-containing protein, producing the protein MRTLKRTAPQSGKDLTLSIDIKLQEMIEKQFGERRGSLVAIDPQTGGILALVSKPGFDPNLFVDGIDPVSWNELNTSIDKPLLNRAIRGEYPPGSTYKPFMAMAALEQNLPLVHQTISDPGYFIYGGHRFNDSKKGGYGSMSFDRSIALSSDTYFYQLAVQMGIDNIAKFMGTLDFGRPTGVDLPGERPGILPSPEWKKSRFKNPAQQKWYSGETVSIGIGQGYNAFTPMQMAHATATLANRGLAFRPHVVATLTDPRSGAKTLVEPKPSKPWTGNPPILNVLSVVWKA